The Caldisericum exile AZM16c01 region ACTCTTCCGTAGCTTGTATCAAGTACAACAAGATTCCCATCTGGAGTAGAAGTCATTCCTTGCATCGGGAAAGAAAGATCGCTTTTATAATCGCTTTCATAAGTATTTGCCGTATGTAAAGCAAATGCACCAATGTAATCGTCGGGAAGTATCCCAATAACTCCAACTTGATACAGAGGTTTCGTATCAGCCCTTACAGGAACTACAGACGATACGCTTGCAAGCATTAATGCAATGCAAATTAAAAGTGAGATTATCCTCTTCATTGTTTCTCACCCCTTCCTATGGGTATGTCTCCCCAAAGTGGGAGAGCAATATAACTAAATCTTTTCCATCAATTATGCCATCCATATTGAAATCGGCAAGTGGCAAATAATTCAAGTCTTTTGGCTCTGTCCCAAATGCTTGCTTAAAGAGCGCAAGATCAGAATCGTTAACCTTCTTATCCCTATTAAGGTCCCATGGTTTTTCGGCCTTATTAATTTTAATTTGTGTTGGCAAGAATACAGAGAAGATGCTATTTCCGTTTGCATTAGTTATATTAGATTCCTTAAAACCTACCTGCGTTGTACCTGGAATTTTTCCTCTAAGCGCAAATGAGACCAAACTGACATTTCCTTTAAGTTCGTGACCCTGTTTGAACTTGATATTAACAAAAATTTCACCTGTAAGGTTGTCAACTTTGAGCGAATAAGAATCAATATCATCAGTCTTCAAAGAACTTCCAAGTGCAACATTTTCTGCCTTTGTAATGTTGGCATTAAAAGATATTACAGTGCTGAGTGAAGATACAGCATCCCTTAGAGAAGCATTCAAAATAGCGTTGGATGTTTCTTCCTGGGCAATAGTTTGTTTATCAAGCAAAATCAAACAGGAGTTTTGGGGTGAATTTTGAACTTCGAAATCTCCTTCGACAGTTGCGGTGTCTTCAATGATAGGATTCTGCTGGTCATTATTGGATTCTACAACTGCAATCTGCCACTTGTATTTTCCATCCTTTAGGAAGTAATTACCGTATATGTCTCTTCCATCCCATGAAAAACTATAGTGGCCAAGGAAAAGCAAGGACCTATCGTATATTACTCCGAGCGTATTTCCATTAAGATCTTTTACCCTTATCTCAACTTGATCTATGATGTTTGAACTTTCCGGTCTTTCGTTAGGTTCCGCTGGAGGAATTATAGAGCCAGAGCCAAACGCAAAGGTAAAGTCAATTTTATTACTTCCAACCTTAAGAACATTTGAGGACGTGTTAACATCATAGAGTTTTTCAGGTATCTCAACATCTCCATTCCAGATTATAAACGGAACATGTAGTTTTGTTTGTCCGTTATCAAACCAAACAAGTCCTTCGTGAGGTCCTTTTGAAAGTTTTGAATTATCAACCGAAAAAGTGAGCGTTACTGTAGAAGATTGACCTTGTGCAATTGTAACCTTTGATGGATTTATGTTTACCGTTAAACCCGAACTATTTCCAAGAGTAAATTCTGAAGAAACCGAGAACGTTTGATTAGTACCACTTACATTTTTGATTGTTAAAGTAACTGGTGTTAGCTTATCTGTTTTCACTAAAATATCATACGGCTTAATAGTTGCAGGAGTACTTATTGCACTTGCAATATTCAATCGTCCTGAACCTTGCAAAAGCCATGTTATAGTTTCGTTATTTTGATAGTTTTTGAGTACAACTGCCGTATTCATTAATGCAGCCTTTATATCTTCAGAGGTAAAATCAGGATGTACTTGTTTAAAGAGGGCAATCGCACCTGCAACATGTGGTGCCGCCATTGAAGTGCCATTCCAACTTGCATATGCACCGCCAGGAATCGTGGAATATATTGCAACACCAGGTGCTGCAATCTCTGGCTTGAAGTAGAAGTCAGATGAAGGTCCCATCGAACTAAACGAGGCGATTGTACCAAGATTAGAAACATCATTAAACTTTATTTTCAATCCTTTGTTAATTAGGTCCTTAATAAAAAGACCATCACTTTGAGTAACGAATATCGCAGGAATATACTCTTTCTTTTCATCTCCTGCTTGCACATTAAAAGTAGGGGACACAATTCCAGGCATGTTATTATAAATAATGATGCCCACTGCCCCTGCTGCCTTCGCATTTAAATCTTTATCTCTAAAATATATTGCATTTGGGCCTAAAGGACCACGAGAAACAAGAGCAATCTTACCTTTAACATCTACACCTTCAAAGTCAGATGGCCTTCCATAGCCACATACAACAACTTCAAACTGCTGGTCTTTTGGAAATGCTGGTGAAAGGTCTGCATAATTCCCAAGAATAATAC contains the following coding sequences:
- a CDS encoding S8 family serine peptidase; its protein translation is MKVSKKLLACLLVVLFVGSILKISPSRTFATEAPKLSNKFTAEQLTTNDYVNVIVELKDDPVITYSLRKKNEPTLLSLGRGLSTSDYEKMLTEKQIELFRQIKNVSPDAKLGYRYQYTYNGFALSIRGADLERISKLDLVRKIYPSKTYTVSDDVSNSVIGATNVWQQIKDAKGNPVDGTGIVIAIIDTGVDYTHPDLGGGFGPNYKVIGGYDFGDKDPDPMDSNGHGTHVAGIAAADGKIKGVAPKAKILAYKIVAGGSRNASTENIIAGIERAVKDGANVANLSFGSASLGTSDPEDPENKAFDTAADAGVLSSISAGNQGARCQTKPYPLGSPSGARKVLSVAASDDGIHPAINIVSPTVPEGQSIILGNYADLSPAFPKDQQFEVVVCGYGRPSDFEGVDVKGKIALVSRGPLGPNAIYFRDKDLNAKAAGAVGIIIYNNMPGIVSPTFNVQAGDEKKEYIPAIFVTQSDGLFIKDLINKGLKIKFNDVSNLGTIASFSSMGPSSDFYFKPEIAAPGVAIYSTIPGGAYASWNGTSMAAPHVAGAIALFKQVHPDFTSEDIKAALMNTAVVLKNYQNNETITWLLQGSGRLNIASAISTPATIKPYDILVKTDKLTPVTLTIKNVSGTNQTFSVSSEFTLGNSSGLTVNINPSKVTIAQGQSSTVTLTFSVDNSKLSKGPHEGLVWFDNGQTKLHVPFIIWNGDVEIPEKLYDVNTSSNVLKVGSNKIDFTFAFGSGSIIPPAEPNERPESSNIIDQVEIRVKDLNGNTLGVIYDRSLLFLGHYSFSWDGRDIYGNYFLKDGKYKWQIAVVESNNDQQNPIIEDTATVEGDFEVQNSPQNSCLILLDKQTIAQEETSNAILNASLRDAVSSLSTVISFNANITKAENVALGSSLKTDDIDSYSLKVDNLTGEIFVNIKFKQGHELKGNVSLVSFALRGKIPGTTQVGFKESNITNANGNSIFSVFLPTQIKINKAEKPWDLNRDKKVNDSDLALFKQAFGTEPKDLNYLPLADFNMDGIIDGKDLVILLSHFGETYP